The DNA sequence CGGCGATCGTGGACGTCTCCTTCCAGGGTGACCTCGCCCCCGCGCACCTGGATGCGGACGTGGCTCGCGTCGATGTCGCCGCGCTCGGTCAAGCGGTCGCAGACGTCCTCCTCGATCCGCGCGTCCGATCGCGTGTAACCCGCCGGTCCCTTTCCCGCGAAGGGTCCCTGCCGCCACGAAGGTTCGTAGAAGCCGTATTCCGAAGGGCCGCCCGCCGACAGGCCGGAGCCGGGATTCAGGCCGCCGCTCGCCCCCTGCGCGTAATCGTGGGCGAAGCGTCCCTGCGACGACTCGCTGAACGGGCTCGTGTCGCCGAAGCGCGCCGACGCGTACCCGGGGCCCGGGCCGTACCGGTCGAATCGCCGGAACCCCCCGTCGTCGTCGCGTTCCTGTCCGCCGCGTCCGCGGAACGGCTCTCCCATCTGGCGTCCTTCGAAGTCGCGTTCCGGGCGGAGATACTCCCGGCGATCGCGCTCCCGGAGCCACCGCTCGTCGCCGGAGGGAAACCGCCCCTCCCGCCACGGCTCCGAGGCCGGATACTCGCTCTTCTCTCTGACGGCCGACCGCGGCTCGTCGACGAACCGGCCGTCCCCGCCGCGCTCCCGGGTCGTGGTGTCCTCTTCCCATCGCTCGCCGCGGCGGCCGCGGGCGTTCCGGAATTCTTC is a window from the Thermoanaerobaculia bacterium genome containing:
- a CDS encoding BON domain-containing protein encodes the protein MERRREEEFRNARGRRGERWEEDTTTRERGGDGRFVDEPRSAVREKSEYPASEPWREGRFPSGDERWLRERDRREYLRPERDFEGRQMGEPFRGRGGQERDDDGGFRRFDRYGPGPGYASARFGDTSPFSESSQGRFAHDYAQGASGGLNPGSGLSAGGPSEYGFYEPSWRQGPFAGKGPAGYTRSDARIEEDVCDRLTERGDIDASHVRIQVRGGEVTLEGDVHDRRTKRAAEDVAESVGGVRQVHNQLRIETHSGAPEPVAGEPGKSGRRRRR